A single Mustelus asterias chromosome 4, sMusAst1.hap1.1, whole genome shotgun sequence DNA region contains:
- the LOC144492577 gene encoding thyrotropin-releasing hormone receptor-like, whose amino-acid sequence MKNVSRFLTPTNISLANAASAGTDLIYKSIEYKAASVLLVLAICGTGIIGNIMVVLVVLTARHMRTPTNCYLVSLAVADLMVLVAAGLPNISDSLIEEWIYGHAGCLGITYLQYLGINVSSCSITAFTVERYIAICHPIKAQFMCTVSRAKKILAFLWVITSFYCMLWFFLVDININSRQNAECGYKVSRNLYLPIYFIDFTIFYVIPLIVATVLYGLIGRVLFLSPLPNQVETGTERWKERPGTESNSSQSSSRTSKGAISSRKQVTKMLAVVVILFALLWMPYRTIVVVNSFIDKQYENAWFLLFCRLCVYANSAINPVIYNLMSQKFRSAFKKLCNCSRDDTQPRSLYTTPLKYSVVRAPISGSPEVNGKTQGDKQTQREEASNIKTEECKSTAKGQMYFSVV is encoded by the exons ATGAAAAACGTGAGTAGATTTCTGACCCCCACTAATATCTCCCTGGCAAATGCAGCTTCCGCAGGGACAGACTTGATTTACAAATCCATAGAGTACAAGGCTGCCTCGGTGCTGTTGGTGTTGGCCATTTGTGGAACTGGGATCATCGGGAATATTATGGTGGTCCTGGTGGTTCTGACTGCCAGACACATGCGAACCCCAACCAACTGTTACCTGGTCAGTCTTGCTGTGGCTGACCTGATGGTCCTGGTGGCTGCTGGGTTACCCAATATTTCTGACAGTCTGATTGAGGAATGGATCTATGGGCATGCAGGCTGCCTGGGTATTACCTACCTCCAATACTTGGGCATTAATGTGTCATCATGTTccatcacagcattcacagtgGAAAGATACATCGCCATCTGCCATCCAATAAAAGCCCAGTTCATGTGCACTGTCTCCAGAGCTAAGAAAATCCTAGCATTTCTCTGGGTAATTACCTCCTTCTACTGCATGCTGTGGTTTTTCTTGGTGGATATCAACATCAATAGCAGGCAGAATGCCGAGTGCGGCTACAAAGTCTCCAGGAATCTATACTTGCCCATCTACTTCATTGACTTCACCATCTTCTATGTGATACCCCTGATTGTGGCCACAGTGCTGTACGGTCTGATTGGGCGAGTCCTTTTCCTCAGTCCTCTTCCAAACCAAGTTGAGACAGGAACGGAACGTTGGAAGGAGCGCCCCGGGACAGAAAGTAACAGCTCACAATCTTCCAGCCGGACAAGCAAGGGGGCCATCTCATCCAGAAAACAG GTCACTAAGATGCTGGCAGTGGTGGTTATTCTGTTTGCTTTGCTCTGGATGCCTTACAGAACAATAGTGGTGGTCAACTCCTTCATAGACAAGCAGTATGAAAATGCCTGGTTCCTTTTATTCTGCAGACTGTGTGTGTACGCTAACAGTGCTATCAACCCTGTCATTTACAATCTAATGTCCCAGAAATTCAGATCTGCTTTCAAAAAACTGTGCAACTGTAGCCGAGACGACACTCAGCCGCGTTCCTTGTACACAACTCCCCTTAAGTACAGTGTAGTGCGAGCTCCAATCAGTGGGAGCCCTGAAGTCAACGGCAAGACACAAGGTGATAAACAGACACAGCGGGAGGAAGCTTCCAACATCAAAACGGAAGAATGTAAATCTACAGCTAAAGGCCAGATGTACTTTAGTGTTGTTTAA